The proteins below are encoded in one region of Leptotrichia sp. oral taxon 218:
- a CDS encoding AAA family ATPase, translating to MKTKKKKLPIGISNFKEIIEYDYYYFDKTKFIEKILEERSKVKLFTRPRRFGKTLNMSMLRYFFDVKNKEENRKLFENLEISKSEYFSEQGKYPVISISFRNYDEENWEEGFKTIKTTIANAYAEHKILMDNLDKRELEKFESIWLEKDEGDWKNSLRNLVQYLYEYYGRKVVVLIDEYDQPIIDSYIKGYYDKAISFFKSFYGLVLKDNEYLEMGVMTGILRVAKENIFSGLNNIKVHSVLNKRFTEYFGVLESEVEKALKDFGLEYDLEEVQKWYNGYLFGETKVYNPWSIINFLDERRLGAYWVNTSGNGLIQLYLQKLREKIFEDFSKLLNEENIYKRINDSMTFENLEDNFEKNIWNLFFHSGYLTLAEKYDVMKKSVSIKIPNKEILEMFSEMFIEVYFRDTDNFLDMTDALRNGDIEKFKLELNKILLENTGIFDVSGNYKEQFYHGLLLGLILMLKNEYEITSNGFAGKGRYDLLLKPKNTLNKLTGREGIIFELKIVNIKSEFSFEAIHEKLEKECEIALKQIDEKEYVSVLRNAGVERVLKVGVAFFGKEFEVKFQKEKI from the coding sequence ATGAAAACTAAAAAGAAAAAATTACCAATTGGAATATCTAATTTTAAAGAAATAATAGAGTATGATTATTATTATTTTGATAAAACTAAATTTATTGAAAAAATTTTAGAAGAGCGTTCAAAAGTAAAATTATTTACTCGTCCAAGACGATTTGGAAAAACATTGAATATGTCGATGTTGAGGTATTTTTTTGATGTTAAGAATAAAGAAGAGAATAGAAAGTTGTTTGAGAATTTGGAAATTTCTAAAAGTGAGTATTTTTCAGAGCAAGGGAAATATCCAGTGATTTCGATTTCGTTTAGGAATTATGATGAAGAGAATTGGGAAGAAGGATTTAAAACAATAAAGACAACAATTGCTAATGCGTATGCAGAACATAAAATTTTGATGGATAATTTAGATAAAAGGGAACTAGAAAAATTTGAGAGCATTTGGCTGGAAAAAGATGAAGGAGATTGGAAAAATTCGTTACGGAATTTGGTGCAATATTTGTATGAATATTATGGGAGAAAAGTAGTTGTTTTAATAGATGAGTATGATCAGCCGATAATAGATTCATATATTAAAGGGTATTATGATAAAGCCATCAGTTTTTTTAAAAGTTTTTATGGGTTAGTTTTGAAGGATAATGAATATCTTGAAATGGGGGTTATGACTGGTATTTTGAGAGTTGCGAAGGAAAATATTTTTTCGGGGTTGAATAATATAAAAGTTCATAGCGTTTTGAATAAAAGATTTACAGAATATTTTGGAGTTTTGGAGAGTGAAGTTGAGAAGGCTTTGAAGGATTTTGGATTGGAATATGATTTGGAAGAAGTTCAGAAATGGTATAATGGGTATTTATTTGGGGAGACTAAAGTGTATAATCCTTGGTCGATTATTAATTTTTTGGATGAAAGAAGGCTTGGAGCATATTGGGTGAATACGAGTGGAAATGGATTGATTCAGTTGTATTTACAAAAATTGAGAGAAAAAATATTTGAAGATTTTTCAAAACTTTTGAATGAAGAAAATATTTATAAGCGAATAAATGACAGCATGACTTTTGAAAATTTGGAAGATAATTTTGAAAAAAATATTTGGAATTTATTTTTTCATAGCGGATATTTGACTTTGGCTGAAAAATATGATGTAATGAAAAAAAGTGTTAGCATAAAAATTCCAAATAAGGAAATTTTAGAAATGTTTTCTGAAATGTTTATTGAAGTGTATTTTAGAGATACTGATAATTTTTTAGATATGACAGATGCATTAAGAAATGGGGATATTGAAAAATTTAAATTGGAATTGAATAAGATTTTACTGGAAAATACAGGGATTTTTGATGTAAGTGGAAATTATAAAGAGCAGTTTTATCATGGACTGCTGTTAGGGTTAATTTTGATGTTAAAAAATGAGTATGAAATTACATCGAATGGATTTGCTGGGAAAGGTCGATATGACCTGCTTTTGAAACCTAAGAATACTTTAAATAAATTAACTGGAAGAGAAGGGATTATTTTTGAGTTAAAAATTGTAAATATAAAAAGTGAATTTAGTTTTGAAGCAATTCATGAAAAACTTGAGAAAGAGTGTGAAATTGCATTAAAGCAAATTGACGAGAAAGAATATGTTTCAGTTTTGAGAAATGCTGGAGTTGAGAGAGTTTTGAAAGTTGGGGTTGCATTTTTTGGGAAAGAATTTGAAGTGAAATTTCAAAAAGAAAAGATTTAA
- a CDS encoding RNA-guided endonuclease TnpB family protein translates to MKYNLAFKYRIYPNKEQELLINKTFGCVRFVYNTILYAANKFYEETGKNKIITPASLKSENQFLKEVDSLALSNAQLNVKRSFTNFFQKRAKFPRFKSKKTSVKSYTTNCVNNSIRIEENKYLVLPKLKRIKLKYHREITEDYKIKLVTLTNSNGNYYVSVLTEFEKEIQKVPTNDKVIGLDFSMSELFVSSENQRADYPKYFRMLEEKLKKLQKSLSRKVKFSKNWYRQKEKISRLHEYIKNCRRDFLHKLSKKLSETYNAVVVEDLNMKGMSQALNFGKSVGDNGWGMFLRTIEYKLMFLGKQFLKIDKWFPSSKTCSKCGNIKEELKLSERSYKCECCGIEIDRDYNAALNIKNIGKLMLEY, encoded by the coding sequence ATGAAATATAATTTAGCATTCAAATACAGAATTTATCCAAATAAGGAGCAAGAATTATTGATAAACAAGACTTTTGGATGTGTTCGTTTTGTTTACAATACGATTTTGTATGCTGCAAATAAATTTTATGAAGAAACTGGGAAAAATAAAATAATTACACCTGCCAGTTTGAAGAGTGAAAATCAATTTTTAAAAGAAGTAGATAGTCTGGCACTTTCAAATGCTCAATTGAATGTAAAACGATCGTTTACGAATTTTTTTCAGAAGAGAGCGAAGTTTCCGAGGTTCAAATCTAAAAAGACTAGTGTTAAAAGTTATACGACAAATTGTGTGAATAATTCGATACGAATTGAGGAAAACAAATATTTGGTTTTGCCAAAATTGAAAAGAATAAAATTAAAATATCATAGAGAAATAACAGAAGATTACAAGATAAAGTTAGTAACATTGACAAACAGTAATGGAAATTATTATGTTTCTGTTTTGACAGAATTTGAAAAAGAAATTCAAAAAGTGCCAACTAATGATAAAGTAATTGGACTTGATTTTTCAATGTCTGAATTATTTGTCAGCTCTGAAAACCAAAGGGCTGATTATCCAAAATATTTCAGGATGTTAGAAGAAAAATTAAAAAAATTACAAAAATCATTATCAAGGAAAGTAAAATTTTCTAAGAATTGGTATAGACAAAAAGAGAAAATATCAAGATTGCATGAGTATATCAAGAATTGTCGAAGAGATTTTTTGCATAAATTATCGAAAAAATTGTCTGAAACATATAATGCTGTGGTTGTCGAGGATTTGAATATGAAAGGGATGAGCCAGGCATTAAATTTTGGAAAAAGTGTAGGAGATAATGGATGGGGAATGTTTTTGAGGACGATTGAGTATAAGTTGATGTTTTTAGGAAAGCAATTTTTGAAGATAGATAAATGGTTTCCATCGTCGAAAACTTGCAGTAAATGTGGAAATATTAAAGAGGAACTGAAATTATCAGAAAGAAGCTATAAATGTGAGTGCTGTGGAATTGAGATTGATAGAGATTACAATGCGGCACTGAATATAAAAAACATTGGGAAATTGATGTTGGAATATTAG
- a CDS encoding CGGC domain-containing protein, with protein sequence MDLSKIKLIVIIQCEIAKRRCSGYHCSQSFYERSGGFSKYSQDQDMRLLMFQCGGCNGKGVNSLLSNVGKCLKKEGKIKPEEVAIHFASCVTLDNHHSSRCMFINHMKQQVLKTPLKDALILEDTWYSKTATRRRLEGVYKTNRN encoded by the coding sequence ATGGATTTATCAAAAATTAAATTAATTGTCATAATTCAATGTGAGATTGCGAAAAGACGATGTAGTGGGTATCATTGCAGTCAGTCATTTTATGAGAGAAGTGGCGGATTTTCAAAATATTCGCAAGATCAAGATATGAGACTTCTTATGTTTCAATGCGGAGGATGTAATGGGAAAGGTGTAAATTCCCTTTTGTCAAATGTAGGAAAATGTCTTAAAAAGGAAGGGAAAATTAAGCCAGAAGAAGTGGCAATACACTTTGCATCTTGTGTTACGCTAGATAATCATCATTCTTCGAGATGTATGTTTATTAATCATATGAAACAGCAAGTTTTGAAAACGCCACTTAAAGATGCACTTATTTTGGAGGACACTTGGTATTCAAAAACTGCGACTAGAAGGCGTTTGGAGGGAGTTTATAAAACAAATAGAAATTAA
- a CDS encoding AAA family ATPase, which translates to MKRKKNKKKLPIGLSDFKEIIEYDYYYFDKTKFIENILEERSKVKLFTRPRRFGKTLNLSMLKYFFDVENREENKKLFEGLNISKSEYFEKQGEFPVISISFKNYNKNDWESGFKSIKSTISDIYAKFEYLMEHLNKRDLKKFEDIWLEKDEGDWERSLLNLTKYVFDYYGKKVIILIDEYDQPIINSYIKGYYSETIDFFKSFYGSVLKDNEYLEMSVITGILRVAKENIFSGLNNLEVHTILDSEFTEYFGIMEDEVEEALKDFNLEYELEDVQKWYNGYLFGDTKVYNPWSIINFLKKGRLRPYWVNTSGNGLIQLYLEKLKNEIFDEFSRLLNKENIFETINDSMTFGNLEANFEKNIWNLFFHSGYLTLAKKNDEDEEEVYLKIPNEEILKMFSKMFIEVYFRDSNNFSKFTNALKSGDIEKFKFELNKILLENTGIFDISGSYKEQFYHGLMLGLILKLRNEYEITSNGFAGKGRYDLLLKPKNILNKLTGREGIIFELKILNIKSEFSFEAIHEKLEKECEIALKQIDEKEYSSVLRNAGVKKILKIGISFLGKEFEVKFEREKEIY; encoded by the coding sequence ATGAAAAGAAAGAAAAATAAAAAGAAATTACCAATTGGATTGTCTGATTTTAAAGAAATTATAGAATACGATTATTATTATTTTGACAAAACTAAATTTATCGAAAATATTTTGGAAGAGCGTTCAAAAGTAAAATTGTTTACTCGTCCAAGACGATTTGGAAAAACATTGAACTTGTCGATGTTAAAATATTTTTTTGATGTTGAGAACAGAGAAGAAAATAAAAAACTATTTGAAGGACTTAATATTTCCAAAAGTGAGTATTTTGAAAAGCAAGGAGAATTTCCTGTAATTTCAATTTCGTTTAAAAATTACAATAAAAATGACTGGGAAAGTGGTTTTAAGTCGATAAAGTCAACGATTTCAGATATTTATGCAAAATTTGAATATTTAATGGAACATTTGAATAAGAGAGATTTGAAAAAATTTGAAGATATTTGGCTAGAAAAAGATGAAGGTGACTGGGAAAGATCATTATTGAATTTGACAAAATATGTGTTTGACTATTATGGAAAAAAAGTTATTATTTTAATTGATGAATATGATCAGCCGATAATAAATTCCTATATAAAAGGATATTATAGTGAAACCATTGATTTTTTCAAGAGTTTTTACGGATCTGTTTTGAAGGATAATGAATATCTTGAAATGAGTGTAATAACTGGAATTTTAAGAGTTGCGAAAGAAAATATTTTTTCAGGGTTGAATAATTTGGAAGTTCATACGATTTTAGATAGTGAATTTACAGAATATTTTGGGATTATGGAAGATGAAGTTGAAGAGGCTTTGAAAGATTTTAATTTGGAATATGAGTTGGAAGATGTTCAAAAATGGTACAATGGATATTTATTTGGGGATACAAAAGTGTATAATCCTTGGTCTATTATTAATTTTTTGAAAAAGGGAAGATTGCGACCTTATTGGGTAAATACTAGTGGGAATGGATTGATTCAGCTATATTTGGAAAAATTAAAGAATGAGATTTTTGATGAGTTTTCAAGACTTTTAAATAAAGAAAATATTTTTGAAACGATTAATGATAGCATGACTTTTGGAAATTTAGAAGCTAATTTTGAGAAAAATATATGGAACTTATTTTTTCATAGTGGATACTTAACTTTAGCCAAAAAAAACGATGAAGATGAAGAAGAAGTTTATTTGAAAATTCCAAATGAAGAAATTTTGAAGATGTTTTCTAAAATGTTTATAGAAGTTTATTTTAGAGATTCTAATAATTTTTCAAAATTTACTAATGCATTAAAAAGTGGAGATATTGAAAAATTTAAATTTGAATTAAATAAAATTTTATTGGAAAATACTGGAATTTTTGATATTAGTGGAAGTTATAAAGAGCAATTTTATCATGGATTGATGTTGGGGTTGATTTTGAAATTAAGAAATGAATATGAGATTACATCAAATGGCTTTGCTGGGAAAGGTCGGTATGACCTGCTTTTGAAACCTAAAAATATTTTAAATAAATTAACTGGAAGAGAAGGGATTATTTTTGAGTTAAAAATTTTAAATATAAAAAGTGAATTTAGTTTTGAAGCAATTCATGAAAAACTTGAGAAAGAATGCGAAATTGCGTTAAAACAGATTGATGAAAAAGAATATAGTTCGGTTTTGAGAAATGCTGGGGTTAAAAAGATTTTGAAGATTGGGATTTCATTTTTAGGAAAAGAATTTGAAGTGAAATTTGAGAGAGAGAAAGAAATTTATTAA
- a CDS encoding autotransporter domain-containing protein, whose protein sequence is MNKRKLLILTVISIMLAVSCGSSGGSGSGATSDSTPTGENQYNSDSGNGSTSGSGTNNSGQQLTANDFDYYTGATYVANETTPYSRPFSPVDHLENNRFDSSGRIAINDTDRIYNSKNPDNNHSAFKGEGVAVGVFDGGFNDETNWEQVNKLTNNIERVQGKGNTDTTHGYRVIKSLLQNAPSVKIYAMDVVKRISATPEYEEYKRLYDKGVRIFNNSYGNITYIPTSVDSSLGTDTHAFLKKAINEGGALFIWSGGNEENLDRAGAFGNLPRVDPSLEKGWINVVGLMSKDYYKGNTIANVSWNKLIPLTPAGSSKYWSISALGSVDYYDYDEGKTETTYGSSFAAPRVTAAAALVKQAYPFMNGDLIRQTLLSTATDIGDPGVDDVYGWGLLNIDKALKGPALFDRRLTQGKDVEIQLDGGNYGFGNNISGDAGLNLTGNGSLTLNGLTTYTGKTTVGSGAYLIVRKDSRSRMFVKDGGTVATGSQSMSIPSVQVSTNGTFVNNTNSQIQELRAENGSKIVTDVNSTIATNTAEINGEVKLTNNSGEYFTKNGRTANVITGNVTGNANISTESDLLNAKAENNTIGVQAVVSRKDVTEYAKGIGATEQEVNTAQQIETSLQGTDRQLESGTASAKTLSNAAKLQSLNKTTLDTLSGQIYASAQALTFEQQENVNRDISNRISGLGDSIESDANYSFWMDGAFSKGKIERDGFAKGKTKVNSGIAGFEAKVNDSAMVGVAIDYSKGKVKFDHYNGESKSDSVGISAYGRQNIGNAYVGGRLGYSNVDSDVKRDIIINSNDWKQSSIKHNDNVFSAYVETGYDIKKGKGFTLTPFVGASYDTVKRGSFEEENSSYGLKSDKKTYSMPNAIAGLKAKQTLTRNGGLKTTFSTYASYEKGLGDKDLDFDASYVNNPSSKFRVKGINMSRSKVKVGVGVEHEVAKNVSLHLNYDLKKATDKKDTNHMVTTGFKVSF, encoded by the coding sequence ATGAATAAAAGAAAACTTTTAATTTTAACAGTAATATCAATAATGCTAGCAGTAAGCTGTGGTAGTAGTGGAGGAAGCGGTTCTGGAGCAACTTCAGATTCAACACCAACTGGTGAAAATCAGTATAACAGTGACAGTGGAAATGGTTCAACAAGTGGTTCAGGAACAAATAATTCAGGACAGCAATTAACAGCAAACGATTTTGATTATTATACTGGTGCAACTTATGTGGCAAATGAAACAACGCCATATTCAAGACCATTTTCACCAGTTGATCATTTAGAAAACAATAGATTCGATTCTTCAGGAAGAATTGCTATAAATGATACTGATAGAATTTATAATTCTAAAAATCCAGACAACAATCATAGTGCTTTTAAAGGAGAAGGTGTAGCAGTTGGAGTATTTGATGGTGGATTTAACGATGAAACAAATTGGGAACAAGTAAATAAATTAACAAATAACATTGAAAGAGTTCAAGGAAAAGGTAATACAGATACAACACATGGATATAGAGTTATAAAGTCTCTTTTACAAAATGCTCCTTCAGTAAAAATATATGCAATGGATGTTGTTAAAAGAATTAGTGCAACACCAGAATATGAAGAATATAAAAGACTTTATGATAAAGGAGTAAGAATTTTTAATAATTCGTATGGAAACATAACTTATATTCCAACTTCTGTTGATTCTTCGCTTGGAACAGATACACATGCTTTTTTAAAGAAAGCAATAAATGAAGGAGGAGCATTATTTATATGGTCTGGTGGAAACGAAGAAAATCTTGATCGAGCAGGAGCTTTCGGTAATTTACCAAGAGTTGATCCAAGTTTAGAAAAAGGTTGGATTAATGTTGTAGGTCTTATGTCAAAAGACTATTATAAAGGTAATACAATAGCTAATGTAAGTTGGAATAAACTTATTCCATTAACACCAGCAGGAAGTTCTAAATATTGGTCAATATCAGCATTAGGTTCGGTAGATTATTATGATTATGATGAAGGAAAAACAGAGACAACTTATGGTTCTTCATTTGCAGCACCTCGTGTTACAGCAGCAGCAGCTTTAGTTAAACAAGCATATCCATTTATGAATGGAGATTTAATAAGACAAACTCTTTTATCTACTGCAACTGATATAGGAGATCCAGGTGTAGATGATGTTTATGGTTGGGGATTGTTAAATATTGATAAGGCATTAAAAGGTCCTGCATTATTTGATAGAAGATTAACACAAGGAAAAGATGTGGAAATACAGCTTGATGGAGGAAATTATGGTTTTGGAAATAATATTTCAGGAGATGCGGGATTGAATTTGACTGGAAATGGAAGTCTTACATTAAATGGATTAACAACATATACTGGTAAAACAACAGTAGGTTCAGGTGCATACTTAATAGTTAGAAAAGATTCAAGAAGTAGAATGTTTGTAAAAGATGGAGGAACTGTTGCGACAGGAAGTCAATCAATGAGTATTCCATCAGTGCAAGTTTCAACAAATGGTACATTTGTTAATAATACAAATTCTCAAATTCAAGAATTAAGAGCAGAAAATGGTTCAAAAATTGTTACAGATGTAAATAGTACAATTGCAACTAATACTGCTGAAATAAACGGTGAAGTAAAACTTACAAATAATAGCGGTGAATATTTTACTAAAAACGGAAGAACAGCCAATGTTATTACAGGAAATGTGACTGGCAATGCAAATATAAGTACTGAATCTGACCTTTTAAATGCAAAAGCAGAAAATAATACAATTGGAGTTCAAGCAGTTGTTTCAAGAAAAGATGTGACTGAATATGCGAAAGGAATTGGTGCGACTGAGCAGGAAGTTAATACAGCACAGCAAATTGAAACTTCGTTGCAAGGGACAGACAGACAGCTTGAAAGTGGGACAGCTTCGGCAAAAACTTTGTCTAATGCAGCTAAATTGCAGTCTTTAAATAAAACTACGCTTGATACTTTGTCTGGACAAATTTATGCTTCGGCTCAAGCCTTGACATTTGAACAGCAGGAAAATGTTAATAGAGATATTTCTAATAGAATTAGTGGACTTGGAGATAGTATTGAAAGTGATGCCAACTATAGTTTCTGGATGGATGGAGCTTTTTCTAAAGGGAAAATTGAAAGAGATGGCTTTGCTAAAGGGAAAACTAAAGTAAATAGTGGAATTGCTGGATTTGAAGCTAAAGTTAATGACAGTGCGATGGTTGGAGTTGCGATTGATTATTCAAAAGGGAAAGTAAAATTTGATCATTATAATGGAGAAAGTAAATCGGATTCAGTTGGAATTTCTGCTTATGGTAGACAAAATATTGGAAATGCTTATGTTGGTGGAAGATTAGGATACAGCAATGTTGACAGCGATGTTAAAAGAGATATTATTATAAATTCTAATGATTGGAAACAGTCTTCGATTAAACATAATGACAATGTATTTTCAGCATATGTAGAAACTGGATACGACATTAAAAAAGGTAAAGGATTTACTTTAACACCATTTGTTGGAGCAAGTTATGACACAGTTAAAAGAGGAAGTTTTGAGGAAGAAAATTCTTCTTACGGATTAAAATCCGACAAAAAAACTTATTCTATGCCAAATGCTATTGCAGGATTAAAAGCAAAACAGACTTTAACTAGAAATGGCGGACTAAAAACAACATTTAGCACTTATGCAAGTTATGAAAAAGGACTTGGAGATAAAGATTTGGACTTTGACGCAAGTTATGTGAATAATCCAAGTTCTAAATTTAGAGTTAAAGGAATTAACATGTCGAGAAGTAAAGTTAAAGTTGGTGTAGGTGTTGAACATGAAGTGGCTAAAAATGTTTCATTGCACTTGAATTACGACTTGAAGAAGGCGACAGACAAGAAAGACACTAATCATATGGTTACAACAGGATTTAAAGTTAGTTTTTAA
- a CDS encoding IS607 family transposase — MYSINDLKKEVYKLGEIAKFLGVTTATLRRWDKMGKVHFSKTDFGTRSLTKDELIKLLKANNLWSVAIEKLQKKDVIYCRVSSIEQKRRGELDRQIRFLIDSCDNLVNPIILSEVGSGLNDNRKKIQKLLRMILNNEVSRVFITYEDRLTRFGFEYLKTMCEMHGTEIIVVKNNVDVDVKNSIEQELIDDIKSLMTTFSRKISKTRNKQNKKTDFEIDDIMK, encoded by the coding sequence ATGTACTCGATCAATGATTTGAAAAAAGAAGTTTACAAATTGGGAGAAATTGCTAAATTTCTTGGAGTTACGACTGCGACTCTTAGAAGATGGGATAAAATGGGGAAAGTTCATTTTTCAAAAACGGATTTTGGCACAAGAAGTTTGACGAAGGATGAATTGATTAAATTATTGAAGGCAAATAATCTTTGGAGTGTAGCAATTGAAAAATTGCAGAAAAAAGATGTCATATATTGCCGTGTATCAAGTATTGAACAAAAAAGGCGTGGAGAATTAGACAGACAAATCCGATTTCTTATAGACAGTTGTGACAATCTTGTAAATCCTATAATTTTGTCAGAAGTTGGAAGCGGATTGAACGACAATCGAAAGAAAATTCAAAAATTACTTAGAATGATTTTAAACAATGAAGTTTCAAGGGTTTTCATCACTTACGAGGACAGATTGACGAGATTTGGATTTGAATATTTAAAGACGATGTGTGAAATGCACGGAACTGAAATTATCGTTGTCAAGAATAATGTCGATGTTGATGTAAAAAACTCAATAGAACAGGAACTTATAGACGATATTAAGTCACTTATGACTACATTTTCAAGAAAAATTTCTAAAACAAGAAATAAACAAAATAAAAAAACTGATTTTGAAATTGATGACATAATGAAATAA
- a CDS encoding restriction endonuclease subunit S: MKLGDNVDIIAPLNVKTADRETGYYLLNPTLVSNGKIKGFENAEVPNRYKSGKNKIDDKYFIQKGDVLFQAKGSKIEVVYVEKEYEKALPATLYFILRPNEKINPKYLQWLLKTELLLLYFEKKYKTMNVVRAVNKVDIVELDIDLPEREVQDKMVEIIESFEEEHNITLEYLKSKKKYIEESIISKNGVKINEK, encoded by the coding sequence ATGAAATTAGGAGATAATGTAGATATAATTGCACCGTTAAATGTAAAAACTGCGGATAGGGAAACAGGTTATTATCTGTTAAATCCTACTCTTGTAAGTAACGGTAAAATAAAAGGATTTGAAAACGCAGAAGTGCCAAATAGGTATAAAAGCGGAAAGAATAAAATTGATGATAAGTATTTTATTCAAAAGGGAGATGTTCTATTTCAGGCAAAAGGAAGTAAAATAGAAGTCGTTTATGTTGAAAAGGAGTATGAAAAAGCACTTCCAGCAACACTTTATTTTATTTTGAGACCAAATGAGAAAATTAATCCAAAGTATCTTCAATGGCTATTAAAAACAGAATTACTTTTACTTTATTTTGAAAAGAAATATAAAACTATGAATGTAGTTCGTGCAGTAAATAAAGTAGATATTGTGGAATTGGATATAGATCTTCCAGAAAGAGAAGTTCAGGATAAAATGGTTGAAATAATAGAAAGTTTTGAAGAAGAACATAATATTACTTTAGAGTATTTGAAAAGTAAAAAGAAATATATTGAAGAGAGCATAATTTCTAAAAATGGGGTGAAAATAAATGAGAAGTAG
- a CDS encoding N-6 DNA methylase, protein MRSRFFDIAVEEIKENKDVKKTDALKAWLFLYVACISKVVFEEIENLRDDNYLFLEYLIDNDFEYNLKETYLENMKILSEKIELFKESYNFVVENLEVREVLSNMTDMELELKLDILRGRYTKIAQNFVSKVINLPIIQEEKITNLLVDFLNVKSNELLYNADFFELNNFYNEVVDENEKNEILKILLSMANSNNENKTVVILTKNSDSKNLISELLNKNDKMIMDLETFELFENKEEIIRNNWVEAVISIPYNNILRNQIVVLNKEKLKDDVLFIQTQNYFEKANDKIKAENYEKLSKVFKNREEINGVSKVVSNEKILFKNCNLDILTYVFKTKEKIDLKELEFEKNQLSSKMEENRKECDRLIAEYLPDEQ, encoded by the coding sequence ATGAGAAGTAGATTTTTTGATATTGCAGTGGAAGAAATAAAAGAAAATAAAGATGTGAAAAAGACGGATGCGCTTAAAGCATGGTTATTTCTGTATGTAGCTTGCATAAGTAAAGTGGTTTTTGAAGAAATTGAAAATTTACGGGATGACAATTATTTATTTTTAGAGTATTTAATAGATAATGATTTTGAGTATAATTTAAAAGAAACATATTTGGAAAATATGAAAATATTATCAGAAAAGATAGAATTATTTAAAGAATCGTATAATTTTGTAGTTGAAAATCTTGAAGTTAGAGAAGTTCTGAGCAATATGACGGATATGGAGCTGGAGTTAAAACTTGATATTTTGAGAGGAAGATATACTAAAATTGCACAAAACTTTGTGAGTAAAGTAATAAATTTACCGATTATTCAAGAAGAAAAAATTACTAATCTTTTAGTGGATTTTCTAAATGTAAAAAGTAACGAACTTTTATATAATGCTGATTTTTTTGAATTAAATAATTTCTATAATGAAGTAGTTGATGAAAATGAAAAAAATGAAATTTTGAAAATACTTCTTTCTATGGCAAATTCTAATAATGAAAATAAAACAGTAGTAATTTTGACGAAAAATAGCGATTCAAAGAATTTAATTTCAGAATTGCTTAATAAAAATGATAAAATGATAATGGATTTGGAGACTTTTGAACTTTTTGAAAATAAAGAAGAAATAATTAGAAACAATTGGGTTGAAGCAGTAATTTCTATACCGTATAATAATATTTTAAGAAATCAAATAGTTGTTTTAAATAAAGAAAAGTTAAAAGATGATGTGTTATTTATTCAAACACAAAATTATTTTGAAAAGGCAAATGATAAAATAAAAGCAGAAAATTATGAGAAGTTATCAAAAGTATTTAAAAATAGAGAAGAAATTAACGGTGTTTCAAAAGTTGTATCAAATGAAAAAATATTATTTAAAAATTGTAACTTAGATATTTTAACTTATGTTTTTAAAACAAAAGAAAAGATAGATTTAAAAGAATTGGAATTTGAAAAAAATCAGCTTTCTAGCAAGATGGAAGAAAACAGAAAGGAATGTGATAGACTAATAGCAGAATATTTACCGGATGAACAATAA